A stretch of Brassica napus cultivar Da-Ae chromosome C6, Da-Ae, whole genome shotgun sequence DNA encodes these proteins:
- the BNAC06G06900D gene encoding uncharacterized protein BNAC06G06900D, whose protein sequence is MDPSIAATSVFRWSRGRRKIHIRRRKSQVVRLGGNNNVVPRGGFSLKKMVRKMKLRWLRLHYVRLVKKINGFYRNLVKEFLDAGAEIEAIQKRMAVEAASFAVPGFGLSFASMSVHDRARHLLV, encoded by the coding sequence ATGGATCCTAGCATAGCTGCGACCTCCGTGTTCCGATGGTCTCGGGGTCGCCGGAAGATTCATATCCGCCGTCGAAAGTCTCAGGTAGTGCGTCTTGGCGGGAATAACAACGTGGTACCACGTGGCGGATTCTcgttgaagaagatggtgaggAAGATGAAGCTGAGATGGTTGAGACTACACTACGTGAGACTGGTGAAGAAGATCAACGGGTTTTATCGTAATTTGGTGAAAGAGTTCTTAGACGCAGGAGCTGAGATTGAAGCGATTCAGAAGCGAATGGCAGTTGAAGCAGCTTCGTTTGCGGTTCCGGGTTTCGGTCTATCTTTCGCCTCTATGTCAGTTCATGACCGAGCAAGGCATTTACTTGTatag